In Arthrobacter sp. CDRTa11, one DNA window encodes the following:
- a CDS encoding DUF6919 domain-containing protein, translating to MEPTETKTRDEFGRLLADREVWRQAITLEAAGELTARWLEGGSEYQAATFTARYDDETRRIALALAALNRNGLFTKESQPGLRSGAHVQREYVTGFCSADAAAQLLALSTRSDLVTVVHAPGEASSAAIPVTLSGSEVVTVLGTSENPVSEEQIRGWADETNETLALLLADSWYVEILDPVWGRSDVLLPAVLSALAPGQ from the coding sequence ATGGAGCCAACAGAAACGAAAACCCGTGATGAGTTCGGCAGGCTGCTGGCGGACCGTGAAGTGTGGCGCCAGGCGATCACCCTGGAGGCGGCCGGCGAGCTGACCGCCCGGTGGCTGGAAGGCGGCAGCGAGTATCAGGCGGCCACGTTTACAGCCCGCTACGACGACGAAACCCGCCGCATAGCTTTGGCGCTGGCCGCGCTCAACCGGAACGGGCTGTTCACCAAGGAGTCCCAGCCGGGCCTGCGGTCCGGAGCACACGTCCAGCGCGAGTACGTCACGGGCTTCTGCAGCGCTGACGCAGCAGCCCAACTCCTGGCCCTGTCCACGCGGTCCGATCTGGTCACAGTGGTGCACGCACCCGGCGAGGCCAGCAGCGCGGCCATCCCTGTCACGCTGTCTGGGTCCGAGGTGGTCACGGTGCTGGGCACCAGCGAGAACCCGGTCAGCGAGGAACAGATCCGGGGCTGGGCGGATGAGACCAACGAAACCCTGGCACTCCTGCTGGCCGATTCCTGGTACGTGGAGATCCTGGATCCGGTGTGGGGCAGGAGCGATGTTCTGCTGCCCGCGGTGCTTTCCGCACTGGCGCCCGGTCAGTAA